CGATCCCCGGCACTCGCGCGACGAGGCGCGGTACGTACTATTCGGACATTCAGACTGGGGCAACTATCTTGCTGTCATGTTCACGGAGCGTGGAGACGCGATCCGAATCATCAGCGCCCGCAGTATGACTGCGCGCGAGCGGCGGGAATACGAGGAAGGAGGCGTAGCCGATGAGTGACCGAAATGTAGTCTCAGGCAACGAGATCCTGCCCGAGTACAGCCTGCAAGGCGGTGTGCGCGGCAAGTACGCCGCCCGCTACGCCGAGGGTACCAACGTCGTCCTTCTCGATCGGGACGTAGCCGAGATGTTTCCGGACACGGAGTCCGTCAACCAGGCGCTGCGCGAAGTCGCGGAACAGCGCCGCGGGTCCGCGGTGTGACCTACGGGCTGGATTGTCCTTCGCCGCTGCTCTCCGGAGTGTGCCCCCCGCCGATTGGAACAATTAAGGAGAGAACCGCCACTCCCGGCAGTTCTCTCCTTCCTCTTGCGGTTCCCCTCTGCGGCTCTGTGTGAGGCCATCAGTTTACTTCATCAGCCCCTTCGCGATCGTCTGGAGCTGCATGTTGCTGGTGCCTTCACGCGGATCTGGACGCCCCGGAAGTCGCATCAGTCCCCCACCTTTTCCATGCGCCGCAGGCACCCATGCGCGTGGGCGATGAGCTTCGACTCCATCTCGTTGAGAATTTCGTGTTCGATGCCCTCGCCGCGGACTCGAGCCACGGCCCGCATGGTCGCGTCGGGAATCGCGCCGATCAGCGCCCTGACGCGCTCGACCACCGGATCAGCGTCGAGGTCGGCGCGCGCGGCGAACTCTACCCAGTGGCGGCGAGAGATCTTCCCGATTTGGTACTCCCGCCCCACGCGCATGGCAAGCTTCGCCTTCCGGGGATGGATCCAGGCAGGATACGGCAGCGCACTGGCGATGTCGTAAAGCGGGGCGAGACCGGCCTCGCCGGGACCGATCAGGATGGAGAAGTTCTTGGCGTGTGCGTCGGTTCCGCTGATCGCCCAGTTCAATGCCAGCGCATCGAGGAACGTACCCACGTCGCTCTCGGGATCCGTGGAGTGCTCGATCAGCAGCGTCACCGACTCGGGGGCGCCGGGCCCACCATCGGCCTCGTATTTCAGGGTCGGCGGCACGGACATGGCCTGACACAGATCCTCCTGGTGCACGCGCACCACGCGATCCCCCACGCGTCTGCGGTCGTACCGCTCCACCACGATGGTGGTCTCGCCATCGAACGAGTGCACTTCGGATTTCGTCGTCCACAGCCCCAGCTCATCGACAAGGGTGAGGCACAGATGCTCGTTGATGGCGAAGCCGTCCAGATCCAACGCGGGTGGCTTCAGAATGTGCGTGGATGGTACCGCGCCCGATGGAACACCCCAGCGACCTCCCTCCAGGGTGAGCACGGTCTTCGGCTGGGCGCCGGCCAGGCTGAAGTAGCCCCGGTCGCTGGAGTCGCGCCCGGTTCCATGGTTCTCCACGAGGTCGCGCAACCGCTTCGCGACTTCCGCTTCGCTCAGCCATCGCACGGAGTCGCGGCTCGGCGCGAGCAGGCTTTCGAGGCGGTCCGCCGGCACGATCTGTACGGCCCCGGCACAGTCTTCACCCATGTGCGCGAGCAGCCCGAACGGGTTGCGCGCGGAAGTGTGGAGCTGCCGCGCCCAGCGCTCAAGAACACCCTGGCTGTCTGGAAGCAGCCCTTCCAGGTACGGCCGGACGACGCTGTCGCCGTGCGTACGGCTGGCGAGGGGCATCGAGAGGGAGAGCGCGTACGAATCGGGATGGTCCCGCCACTCCGGGGCGTACGTGAGGGCCAGGTCGCCGCGGGAGTTCTGGCTCAGCGTTCCGAGCATCTGCCCGGCCATCAGCACAATCAGCTCGCGCGGCATCTCAGCTCAGCCGGCGCGGCGGCTTGCGCGCTCCGCGTGAGGCTGAAAGGCTCTTTCCACCCCGTGTGAGCAAAGGGCGGCCTTCTCCGGGCTCGCGTACGACGTCACTCCGGATGCTCCGGGCAATGAGCTTCCCGACCATGGGTCGATACTCTCCCTTCTGGGTCGCCTGTCCGTCGCGCTCCACATACGACTCCCGCAACTCGACCAGCAGCCCGAGAATCCGTAGCGCCTTCAGGATGAGGCCGATCTCTGCTGTCTCCTTTCCATGCTCCATGTCTGACACCCACGAGCGCGAAGTCCCAAGCTTCTCCGCGAGCTCAGTCTGAGACCAGCGCAGCTGTTTTCGACGATCTCGCGCAAAACCGGCGAGATCCGGCATGGTTCGGATCAGCATGGTTGTCGATTGAGAGTCCAGGGGCTCGGTCCGCAGAAGTCTCTGAAATGTAGTCGATCGCCTACGATATGCAAGATGAAGCCATACGGCTTCACTTTCTTTTCTGAGCCGAGCGGCCTAAAGCGGGCAAGGTGTAACCGTTCGGCCGCAGCTGAGAGAGGTCCAGCGTCCGTATGCACCTGAACGAAATTGGGCGGCCCTGAGTGGTATCAGGACCGCCCAATTCCGAATGCGTGCCGTCGACGGGCTACTTCATCAGCCCCTTCGCGATCGTCTGGAGCTGCATGTTGCTGGTGCCTTCGTAGATGGAGCCGATCTTGGAGTCGCGGTAGAACTTCTCGACCGGGTACTCGCGGGTGAAGCCGTAGCCGCCGTACAGATCCACGCAGGTGGAGGTGATCTTCTGCGCGACCTGCGACGAGAAGAGCTTGCCCATGGCCGCTTCCTGCAGGAAGGGGAGGCCGGCGTCCTTGAGGCGGGCGGCGTTGTACACCATCAGGCGCGCGGCCTCCAGCTCGGTGGCCATCTGCGCGAGCTGGAACTGCACGCCCTGGAAGTCGGCGATGCGCTTGCCGAACTGCTCGCGCTCCTGCACGTACTTCACCGTGGCGTCCAGCGCCCCCTGCCCGATCCCGATCATCTGCGCGCCGATGCCGATGCGGCCCTCGTTGAGCGTCTCGATGGCCGTCTTGTACCCCTTCCCCACCTCGCCCAGCACGTTCTCGTCCGGGACGAAGACGTCTTCCAGGATCAGCTCGGTGGTGGACGATGCGCGGATGCCGAGCTTGTCCTCCTTCTTGCCGACCGCGAAGCCGTCGAAGCCCTTCTCCACGATGAACGCCGTGATCCCCTTGTAGCCGGCCGACGGATCGGCGTTGGCGAAGACGATGAAGATCTCCGCCTCGCCGCCGTTGGTGATCCACAGCTTGCGCCCGGTGACGCGGAAGCCGCCGTCCGCCTTCACCGCTTTGGTGGTGAGCGCAAAGGCATCCGACCCGGAGCCGGCCTCGGAGAGGGCGTAGGCGCCTACCTTCTCGGCGGAGAGCTGCGGGAGGTACTTGGACTTGAGCGCCTCGCTCCCCCAGCGCAGGAAGGCGTTGTTGACGAGGGTGTTCTGCACGTCCACGAAAACGCCCACGCTGGCATCCACGCGGCTGAGCTCCTCCACCACCAGCGCGGCGGTGAAGAAGGAGGCGCCGGTGCCGCCGTGCTCCTCGGGCACCTCGATCCCCATCAGCCCCATCTCAAAGAACTGGGGGATGAGGTCGGTGGACATCTTCTGGTGCTCGTCC
Above is a genomic segment from Longimicrobium sp. containing:
- a CDS encoding type II toxin-antitoxin system HipA family toxin, with amino-acid sequence MPRELIVLMAGQMLGTLSQNSRGDLALTYAPEWRDHPDSYALSLSMPLASRTHGDSVVRPYLEGLLPDSQGVLERWARQLHTSARNPFGLLAHMGEDCAGAVQIVPADRLESLLAPSRDSVRWLSEAEVAKRLRDLVENHGTGRDSSDRGYFSLAGAQPKTVLTLEGGRWGVPSGAVPSTHILKPPALDLDGFAINEHLCLTLVDELGLWTTKSEVHSFDGETTIVVERYDRRRVGDRVVRVHQEDLCQAMSVPPTLKYEADGGPGAPESVTLLIEHSTDPESDVGTFLDALALNWAISGTDAHAKNFSILIGPGEAGLAPLYDIASALPYPAWIHPRKAKLAMRVGREYQIGKISRRHWVEFAARADLDADPVVERVRALIGAIPDATMRAVARVRGEGIEHEILNEMESKLIAHAHGCLRRMEKVGD
- a CDS encoding acyl-CoA dehydrogenase, with translation MATVDLATGGAPLTVLSEDEQMFRDLVRGFAEESVRPLVHEMDEHQKMSTDLIPQFFEMGLMGIEVPEEHGGTGASFFTAALVVEELSRVDASVGVFVDVQNTLVNNAFLRWGSEALKSKYLPQLSAEKVGAYALSEAGSGSDAFALTTKAVKADGGFRVTGRKLWITNGGEAEIFIVFANADPSAGYKGITAFIVEKGFDGFAVGKKEDKLGIRASSTTELILEDVFVPDENVLGEVGKGYKTAIETLNEGRIGIGAQMIGIGQGALDATVKYVQEREQFGKRIADFQGVQFQLAQMATELEAARLMVYNAARLKDAGLPFLQEAAMGKLFSSQVAQKITSTCVDLYGGYGFTREYPVEKFYRDSKIGSIYEGTSNMQLQTIAKGLMK
- a CDS encoding helix-turn-helix domain-containing protein, which translates into the protein MLIRTMPDLAGFARDRRKQLRWSQTELAEKLGTSRSWVSDMEHGKETAEIGLILKALRILGLLVELRESYVERDGQATQKGEYRPMVGKLIARSIRSDVVREPGEGRPLLTRGGKSLSASRGARKPPRRLS